One genomic window of Streptococcus mitis includes the following:
- a CDS encoding DNA-dependent RNA polymerase subunit epsilon produces the protein MIYKVFYQETKERSPRRETTRALYLDIDASSELEGRIAARQLVEENRPEYNIEYIELLSDKLLDYEKETGAFEITEL, from the coding sequence ATGATTTACAAAGTTTTTTATCAAGAAACAAAAGAACGTAGCCCACGTCGTGAAACAACACGCGCACTTTACCTAGACATCGATGCCAGCTCAGAACTTGAGGGCCGTATCGCTGCTCGCCAACTTGTCGAAGAAAATCGCCCAGAGTACAATATCGAGTATATCGAACTCTTGTCTGACAAATTGCTAGATTACGAAAAAGAAACTGGCGCCTTCGAAATTACGGAGTTATAA
- the tsaB gene encoding tRNA (adenosine(37)-N6)-threonylcarbamoyltransferase complex dimerization subunit type 1 TsaB translates to MKVLAFDTSSKALSLAILEDKQVLAETMINIKKNHSITLMPAIDFLMASLDWTPKDLDRIVVAEGPGSYTGLRIAVATAKTLAHTLNIELVGMSSLLALVPYQQEGLFVPLMDARRNNVYAGFYENAKPVMPEAHLPFERVIELIKGASQVTFVGEVAPFVEQIQEHLPRTNFKETLPNAANLALWAWDKEADSLHDFVPNYLKRVEAEENWLKNHTESGESYIKRL, encoded by the coding sequence ATGAAAGTATTAGCTTTTGATACGTCCAGCAAGGCTCTTTCTCTCGCTATTTTAGAGGACAAGCAGGTTCTTGCCGAGACGATGATTAATATCAAGAAAAATCACAGTATTACCCTTATGCCTGCCATCGATTTTTTGATGGCAAGTTTGGATTGGACGCCCAAGGATTTGGACCGAATCGTGGTAGCGGAAGGGCCAGGTAGCTACACAGGCTTGCGAATTGCGGTAGCAACTGCCAAGACTTTGGCTCATACCCTGAACATTGAGTTAGTTGGTATGTCTAGCCTCTTGGCTCTGGTGCCCTACCAACAAGAAGGCTTGTTCGTCCCTTTGATGGATGCGCGTCGCAACAATGTTTACGCAGGATTTTATGAAAATGCCAAACCTGTCATGCCAGAAGCGCACCTGCCTTTTGAGCGAGTCATTGAGCTAATCAAGGGTGCTAGCCAGGTAACTTTTGTCGGAGAAGTTGCCCCCTTTGTGGAGCAGATTCAAGAACACTTGCCAAGGACTAATTTCAAAGAAACCTTGCCAAATGCAGCTAATCTAGCTCTCTGGGCCTGGGACAAGGAAGCAGACTCCTTGCATGATTTTGTGCCTAACTACCTCAAGCGTGTCGAGGCTGAGGAAAACTGGCTCAAGAACCACACCGAGTCTGGAGAGTCTTACATTAAACGCCTATGA
- the rimI gene encoding ribosomal protein S18-alanine N-acetyltransferase produces the protein MIEIKRIQQQPDLAQGIYAVMAAVYPVSPWTLEQIQADLSQDQTWYALAYDGAEVIGFLAVQENLFEAEVLQIAVKGAYQGKGIASDLFAQLPTDKEIFLEVRKSNQRAQAFYKKEKMAVIAERKAYYHDPVEDAIIMKREIDEG, from the coding sequence ATGATAGAAATTAAACGAATCCAACAGCAACCTGACTTGGCTCAAGGCATCTACGCTGTCATGGCAGCTGTTTACCCAGTCAGCCCTTGGACGCTGGAGCAAATCCAAGCAGACCTGTCTCAAGATCAGACTTGGTATGCTCTAGCTTATGATGGGGCAGAAGTGATTGGATTTCTAGCTGTGCAGGAGAATCTTTTTGAGGCAGAAGTCCTGCAAATCGCTGTTAAAGGAGCCTATCAGGGTAAGGGAATTGCGTCAGACTTGTTTGCTCAATTGCCGACAGACAAGGAGATTTTCCTCGAAGTCAGAAAGTCAAATCAACGAGCGCAAGCATTTTACAAGAAAGAAAAGATGGCAGTCATCGCTGAGCGAAAGGCCTACTACCATGACCCAGTCGAGGACGCCATTATCATGAAGAGAGAAATAGATGAAGGATAG
- the tsaD gene encoding tRNA (adenosine(37)-N6)-threonylcarbamoyltransferase complex transferase subunit TsaD: MKDRYILAFETSCDETSVAVLKNDDQLLSNVIASQIESHKRFGGVVPEVASRHHVEVITACIEEALAEAGITEEDVTAVAITYGPGLVGALLVGLSAAKAFAWAHGLPLIPVNHMAGHLMAAQSVEPLEFPLLALLVSGGHTELVYVSEAGDYKIVGETRDDAVGEAYDKVGRVMGLTYPAGREIDELAHQGQDIYDFPRAMIKEDNLEFSFSGLKSAFINLHHNAEQKGESLSTEDLCASFQAAVLDILMAKTKKALEKYPVKTLVVAGGVAANKGLRERLATEITDVNVIIPPLRLCGDNAGMIAYASVSEWNKENFASLALNAKPSLAFDTME, encoded by the coding sequence ATGAAGGATAGATATATTTTAGCATTTGAGACATCCTGTGATGAGACCAGTGTCGCCGTCTTGAAAAACGACGACCAGCTCTTGTCCAATGTCATTGCTAGTCAAATTGAGAGTCACAAACGTTTTGGGGGCGTAGTGCCGGAAGTAGCTAGTCGTCACCATGTCGAGGTCATTACAGCCTGTATCGAGGAGGCTCTAGCAGAAGCAGGGATTACGGAAGAGGACGTGACAGCTGTGGCTATTACCTATGGACCAGGCTTGGTCGGAGCCTTGCTAGTTGGTTTGTCAGCTGCCAAGGCCTTTGCTTGGGCGCATGGGCTTCCGCTGATTCCCGTTAACCACATGGCTGGCCACCTCATGGCCGCTCAGAGTGTGGAGCCTTTGGAGTTTCCCTTGCTAGCCCTCTTGGTTAGCGGTGGGCACACAGAGTTGGTTTATGTTTCGGAGGCTGGTGATTACAAGATTGTTGGGGAAACGCGAGATGACGCGGTTGGTGAGGCCTATGATAAGGTTGGCCGTGTCATGGGCTTGACCTATCCTGCCGGTCGTGAGATTGACGAGCTAGCTCATCAGGGGCAGGATATTTATGATTTTCCTCGAGCCATGATTAAGGAAGATAATCTGGAGTTTTCATTTTCAGGCTTGAAATCTGCCTTTATCAATCTTCACCACAATGCCGAGCAAAAGGGAGAAAGCTTGTCCACAGAGGATTTGTGTGCTTCCTTCCAAGCAGCTGTCTTGGATATTCTTATGGCAAAAACCAAGAAGGCCTTGGAAAAATACCCTGTTAAAACCCTGGTTGTGGCAGGTGGCGTGGCAGCCAATAAAGGCCTCAGAGAACGCCTAGCAACTGAAATCACAGATGTCAATGTCATCATTCCACCTCTACGCCTCTGCGGAGACAATGCAGGTATGATTGCCTATGCCAGTGTCAGCGAGTGGAACAAAGAAAACTTCGCAAGCTTGGCCCTCAATGCCAAACCAAGTCTTGCCTTTGATACGATGGAATAA
- a CDS encoding AzlC family ABC transporter permease produces MKEKGFWEGAQAAMPTALGYVSIGLACGIIGAPYVTPVEMGLMSLFVYAGSAQFAMLALIAVQAPVAAIAMTVFLINLRLFLLSLHASTYFRHTSLWQNIGMSSLLTDETYGVLMGELAHADKVNPMWMHGNNLNSYVAWFVGTVVGTALGGLLPNPEIFGLDFALVGMFIGIFASQFQIMQRRIPVRNLFIILAVVAVSFFLLLTVVSQSLAVLFATLLGCTMGVVLDGQ; encoded by the coding sequence ATGAAAGAAAAAGGATTTTGGGAGGGGGCGCAGGCAGCTATGCCAACGGCCCTGGGTTATGTCAGTATCGGACTGGCCTGTGGGATTATCGGTGCGCCCTATGTGACACCTGTTGAGATGGGCTTGATGAGCCTCTTTGTTTATGCTGGGAGTGCCCAGTTTGCCATGTTGGCCCTGATTGCGGTTCAAGCGCCTGTGGCAGCTATTGCTATGACGGTCTTTTTGATCAATTTGCGTCTCTTTTTGTTGAGCTTGCACGCGTCAACCTATTTCCGTCATACCAGCCTCTGGCAAAATATCGGTATGTCTAGTCTTTTGACGGATGAGACTTATGGCGTTTTGATGGGCGAATTGGCCCATGCAGACAAGGTCAATCCTATGTGGATGCACGGAAACAATCTCAACAGCTATGTGGCTTGGTTTGTGGGAACAGTTGTCGGAACGGCTCTGGGTGGCCTGCTGCCAAATCCAGAAATCTTTGGCTTGGATTTTGCCCTAGTTGGGATGTTCATCGGCATTTTTGCTTCGCAATTCCAGATTATGCAAAGACGGATTCCTGTTCGCAATCTGTTTATTATCCTAGCAGTTGTTGCGGTGTCCTTCTTTTTACTCTTGACAGTGGTGTCTCAGTCACTAGCTGTTCTGTTTGCGACGCTACTTGGTTGTACAATGGGGGTGGTTTTAGATGGTCAGTAA
- a CDS encoding AzlD domain-containing protein — translation MVSKYLLLAVIFSGLVTWIPRMIPFILVKYKGLPAIVERFLKFLPVSIIFALILSSVVTGKVGSLPQIKWLDFLAVFPTAWVAFRYRNLVGTVLFGVILIAVLRLLF, via the coding sequence ATGGTCAGTAAGTATCTTTTATTAGCAGTTATTTTCTCTGGCTTGGTGACTTGGATTCCCCGTATGATTCCCTTCATCTTGGTCAAGTATAAGGGTTTGCCTGCAATCGTTGAGCGTTTTTTGAAATTTTTGCCCGTTTCTATTATTTTTGCCTTGATTCTTTCAAGCGTAGTAACAGGCAAGGTTGGTAGTCTTCCTCAAATCAAATGGCTGGACTTCTTGGCAGTCTTTCCAACAGCTTGGGTAGCCTTTCGCTACCGCAATCTAGTCGGAACAGTTCTCTTTGGAGTGATCTTGATTGCCGTCCTACGTTTACTATTTTAA
- a CDS encoding amino acid ABC transporter substrate-binding protein, which yields MKKIVKYSSLAALGLVATGVLAACSGGAKKEGEAASKKEIIVATNATPKPFNYEENGELTGYEIEVVRAIFKDSDKYDVKFEKTEWSGVFAGLDADRYNMAVSNISYTKERAEKYLYAAPTAKNPNVLVVKKDDPSIKSLDDIGGKSTEVVQGTTSAKQLEDYNKQHSDNPTVLKYTKADFQQIMGRLSDGQFDYKIFDKIGVETVIKDQGLDNLKVIELPSDQQPYVYPLLAKGQDELKTFVDKRIQELYKDGTLEKLSKQFFGGTYLPAEADIK from the coding sequence ATGAAAAAAATCGTTAAATACTCATCTCTTGCTGCCCTAGGGCTTGTTGCTACAGGTGTGTTAGCAGCTTGCTCAGGTGGTGCTAAGAAAGAAGGAGAAGCAGCTAGCAAGAAAGAAATTATCGTTGCAACTAATGCTACACCAAAACCATTCAACTATGAAGAAAATGGCGAATTGACTGGTTACGAAATTGAAGTGGTTCGCGCTATCTTTAAAGACTCTGACAAGTATGATGTCAAGTTTGAGAAGACAGAGTGGTCAGGAGTCTTTGCAGGACTTGATGCCGACCGTTACAATATGGCTGTTAGCAACATCAGCTACACTAAAGAACGTGCTGAAAAATACCTTTATGCAGCTCCAACTGCTAAAAACCCTAACGTTCTTGTAGTGAAAAAAGATGACCCTAGCATCAAATCGCTTGATGATATCGGTGGAAAATCAACAGAAGTTGTTCAAGGGACAACTTCTGCTAAACAGCTAGAAGACTACAACAAACAACATTCAGATAATCCAACTGTCCTAAAGTATACTAAAGCAGACTTCCAACAAATCATGGGACGCTTGAGCGATGGCCAGTTTGACTACAAGATTTTTGATAAAATCGGTGTTGAAACAGTCATCAAGGACCAAGGTTTGGACAACTTGAAAGTTATTGAACTTCCAAGCGACCAACAACCTTATGTTTACCCACTTCTTGCTAAAGGTCAAGATGAGTTGAAAACATTTGTAGACAAACGTATACAAGAACTCTACAAAGACGGAACTCTTGAAAAATTGTCTAAACAATTCTTCGGAGGCACTTATCTACCAGCAGAAGCTGATATTAAATAA
- a CDS encoding MetQ/NlpA family ABC transporter substrate-binding protein: MKIKKWLGVAALATVAGLALVACGNSEKKADNATTIKIATVNRSGSEEKRWDKIQELVKKDGITLEFTEFTDYSQPNKATADGEVDLNAFQHYNFLNNWNKENGKDLVAIADTYISPIRLYSGLNGSDNKYTKVEDIPANGEIAVPNDATNESRALYLLQSAGLIKLDVSGTALATVANIKENPKNLKITELDASQTARSLSSVDAAVVNNTFVTEAKLDYKKALFKEQADENSKQWYNIIVAKKDWESSPKADAIKKVVAAYHTDEVKKVIEETSDGLDQPVW; encoded by the coding sequence ATGAAAATCAAAAAATGGCTTGGTGTAGCAGCCCTTGCTACAGTCGCAGGTTTGGCTCTTGTAGCTTGCGGAAACTCAGAAAAGAAAGCAGACAATGCAACAACTATCAAAATCGCAACTGTTAACCGTAGCGGTTCTGAAGAAAAACGTTGGGACAAAATCCAAGAATTGGTTAAAAAAGACGGTATCACTTTAGAATTTACAGAGTTCACAGACTACTCACAACCAAACAAGGCAACTGCTGATGGCGAAGTAGACTTGAACGCCTTCCAACACTATAACTTCTTGAACAACTGGAACAAGGAAAACGGGAAAGACCTTGTAGCGATTGCAGATACTTACATCTCTCCAATCCGCCTTTACTCAGGTTTGAATGGAAGTGACAACAAGTACACTAAAGTAGAAGACATCCCAGCAAACGGAGAAATCGCTGTACCGAACGATGCTACAAACGAAAGCCGTGCGCTTTACTTGCTTCAATCAGCTGGTTTGATTAAATTGGATGTTTCTGGAACTGCTCTTGCAACAGTTGCTAACATCAAAGAAAATCCAAAGAACTTGAAAATCACTGAATTGGACGCTAGCCAAACAGCTCGTTCATTGTCATCAGTTGACGCTGCCGTTGTAAACAATACCTTCGTTACAGAAGCAAAATTGGACTACAAGAAAGCACTTTTCAAAGAACAAGCTGATGAAAACTCAAAACAATGGTACAACATCATTGTTGCGAAAAAAGATTGGGAGTCATCACCAAAAGCTGATGCTATCAAGAAAGTTGTTGCAGCTTACCATACAGATGAAGTGAAAAAAGTTATCGAAGAAACATCAGACGGTTTGGATCAACCAGTTTGGTAA
- a CDS encoding M20 family metallopeptidase codes for MVFPSEQEQIEKFEKDHVAQHYFEVLRTLISKKSVFAQQVGLKEVANYLGEIFKRVGAEVEIDETYTAPFVMAHFKSSRPDAKTLIFYNHYDTVPADGDQVWTEDPFTLSVRNGFIYGRGVDDDKGHITARLSALRKYMQHHDDLPVNISFIMEGAEESASTDLDKYLEKHADKLRGADLLVWEQGTKNALEQLEISGGNKGIVTFDAKVKSADVDIHSSYGGVVESAPWYLLQALQSLRAADGRILVEGLYEEVQEPNERELALVDTYAQRNPGEISQIYGLELPLLQEDRAAFLKRFFFEPALNIEGIQSGYQGQGVKTILPAEASAKLEVRLVPGLEPNDVLEKIRKQLDKNGFDKVELYYTLGEMSYRSDMSAPAILNVIELAKKFYPQGVSVLPTTAGTGPMHTVFDALEVPMVAFGLGNANSRDHGGDENVRIADYYTHIELVEELIRSYE; via the coding sequence ATGGTTTTTCCTAGTGAACAAGAACAGATTGAAAAATTTGAAAAGGATCATGTGGCCCAGCATTATTTTGAGGTTTTGCGTACCTTGATTTCTAAGAAGTCAGTCTTTGCCCAGCAGGTTGGTCTCAAGGAAGTCGCAAATTATCTGGGTGAGATTTTCAAGCGTGTTGGGGCTGAAGTGGAGATTGATGAGACTTACACGGCGCCTTTTGTCATGGCACATTTCAAGAGTTCGCGTCCAGATGCCAAGACCTTGATTTTCTATAACCACTATGACACTGTACCAGCTGATGGGGATCAGGTCTGGACAGAGGATCCTTTTACGCTTTCGGTGCGCAATGGCTTCATATATGGGCGTGGGGTTGATGACGACAAGGGTCATATCACAGCTCGTTTGAGTGCTTTGAGAAAATATATGCAGCATCATGATGATCTGCCTGTCAATATTAGTTTTATCATGGAGGGTGCGGAGGAATCGGCTTCGACAGACCTGGATAAGTATCTGGAAAAACATGCGGATAAACTCCGTGGTGCAGATTTGTTGGTCTGGGAACAAGGAACCAAAAATGCCTTGGAACAGCTAGAAATTTCTGGTGGAAATAAGGGGATTGTGACCTTTGATGCCAAGGTGAAAAGTGCTGATGTGGATATCCACTCTAGTTATGGTGGGGTTGTGGAGTCAGCTCCATGGTACCTCCTTCAAGCTCTACAGTCTCTTCGTGCCGCAGATGGCCGTATCTTGGTTGAAGGTTTGTACGAAGAAGTGCAAGAACCAAATGAACGTGAATTGGCCTTGGTGGATACTTACGCCCAACGAAATCCAGGGGAAATCAGCCAGATTTATGGTTTGGAATTGCCTCTCTTACAAGAGGATCGCGCAGCCTTTCTAAAACGTTTCTTTTTCGAGCCAGCCCTTAATATCGAAGGGATTCAGTCAGGTTATCAAGGACAAGGAGTCAAAACGATTTTGCCTGCAGAAGCTAGTGCTAAGTTAGAAGTTCGTTTGGTTCCTGGTCTAGAACCGAATGATGTTCTGGAAAAAATTCGGAAACAGCTAGACAAAAATGGCTTTGATAAGGTAGAATTATACTATACCTTGGGAGAGATGAGCTATCGAAGCGATATGAGCGCACCAGCCATTCTCAATGTGATCGAGTTGGCCAAGAAATTCTATCCACAGGGCGTTTCAGTCTTGCCGACGACAGCGGGGACAGGGCCTATGCATACGGTCTTTGATGCCCTAGAGGTGCCCATGGTGGCCTTCGGTTTAGGAAATGCCAACAGCCGAGACCACGGTGGAGATGAGAACGTGCGAATCGCCGATTATTACACCCATATTGAATTAGTAGAGGAGCTGATTAGAAGCTATGAGTAG
- a CDS encoding methionine ABC transporter ATP-binding protein: MSRNIIKLDQIDVTFHQKKRTITAVKDVTIHIQEGDIYGIVGYSGAGKSTLVRVINLLQKPSAGKITIDDDVIFDGKVTLTAEQLRRKRQDIGMIFQHFNLMSQKTAEENVAFALKHSGLSKEEKKAKVAKLLDLVGLADRAENYPSQLSGGQKQRVAIARALANDPKILISDESTSALDPKTTKQILALLQDLNQKLGLTVVLITHEMQIVKDIANRVAVMQDGHLIEEGSVLEIFSDPKQPLTQDFISTATGIDEAMVKIEKQEIVQHLSENSLLVQLKYAGASTDEPLLNELYKRYQVTANILYGNIEILDGTPVGELVVVLSGEKAALAGAQEAIRQAGVQLKVLKGGQ, from the coding sequence ATGAGTAGAAATATTATCAAGTTAGATCAGATCGATGTGACTTTTCACCAAAAGAAGAGAACCATCACAGCGGTCAAGGATGTGACCATTCACATCCAAGAAGGGGATATCTACGGAATCGTTGGATATTCTGGAGCAGGGAAATCAACCCTTGTACGGGTGATTAATCTCTTGCAAAAACCATCTGCAGGCAAAATTACCATTGACGATGATGTGATTTTTGATGGTAAGGTGACCTTGACGGCAGAGCAGTTGCGTCGTAAACGTCAGGATATCGGAATGATTTTCCAGCATTTTAACCTGATGAGTCAAAAGACAGCAGAGGAGAATGTAGCCTTTGCACTTAAACATTCTGGACTCAGCAAGGAAGAAAAGAAGGCTAAAGTAGCCAAGTTGTTGGACTTGGTTGGCTTGGCAGACCGTGCTGAAAACTACCCTTCACAATTATCTGGAGGGCAAAAACAGCGTGTGGCCATTGCGCGTGCCTTGGCAAATGATCCAAAAATCTTGATTTCAGACGAGTCAACTTCTGCCCTTGACCCTAAGACAACCAAGCAGATTTTGGCCTTATTGCAAGATTTGAACCAAAAATTAGGCTTGACAGTTGTCTTGATTACACATGAAATGCAGATTGTCAAAGACATCGCCAATCGTGTGGCAGTTATGCAGGATGGGCATTTGATTGAAGAGGGCAGTGTCCTTGAAATCTTCTCAGACCCTAAACAACCCTTGACTCAAGACTTTATCTCAACAGCCACAGGTATTGATGAAGCCATGGTCAAAATCGAGAAGCAAGAAATCGTGCAACACCTGTCTGAAAACAGCCTTTTGGTGCAGCTCAAGTATGCAGGGGCTTCAACAGACGAACCACTTTTGAATGAATTGTACAAGCGTTACCAAGTAACGGCTAATATCCTCTATGGGAATATCGAAATCCTCGATGGCACTCCTGTTGGAGAATTAGTTGTGGTCTTGTCAGGTGAAAAAGCAGCGCTAGCAGGCGCCCAAGAAGCCATTCGTCAAGCAGGCGTACAACTAAAAGTATTGAAGGGAGGACAGTAA
- a CDS encoding methionine ABC transporter permease: MESLIQIYLPNVYKMGWAGQAGWGTAIYLTLYMTVLSFIIGGFLGLVAGLFLVLTAPGGVLENKVVFWILDKITSIFRAVPFIILLAVLSPFSHLIVGTSIGPNAAIVPLSFAVFAFFARQVQVVLAELDGGVIEAAQASGATFWDIVGVYLSEGLPDLIRVTTVTLISLVGETAMAGAVGAGGIGNVAIAYGFNRYNHDVTILATIIIILIIFTIQFLGDFLTKKLSHK; encoded by the coding sequence ATGGAATCATTGATTCAAATCTATTTGCCAAATGTCTATAAAATGGGCTGGGCTGGTCAGGCAGGCTGGGGAACAGCCATCTATCTAACCCTTTATATGACAGTTCTTTCCTTCATCATCGGAGGGTTCTTGGGGCTAGTGGCAGGTCTTTTCCTTGTCTTGACAGCGCCGGGTGGTGTTTTGGAAAATAAAGTTGTTTTTTGGATTTTGGATAAGATTACCTCTATTTTCCGTGCGGTACCATTTATCATTCTCTTGGCAGTCTTGTCACCCTTCTCTCATCTAATCGTAGGAACAAGTATTGGTCCAAATGCGGCTATTGTACCCCTATCTTTTGCAGTCTTTGCCTTCTTTGCCCGTCAAGTACAGGTGGTATTGGCTGAGCTAGATGGTGGTGTCATTGAGGCGGCTCAAGCTAGCGGAGCGACATTCTGGGATATCGTAGGTGTTTACCTATCAGAAGGCCTTCCAGATTTGATCCGTGTGACGACTGTAACCTTGATTTCACTAGTCGGTGAAACAGCTATGGCCGGTGCGGTTGGAGCTGGTGGTATCGGTAACGTAGCCATCGCTTATGGATTTAACCGCTACAATCACGATGTGACCATTTTGGCAACCATCATTATCATTTTGATTATCTTTACAATCCAATTCTTGGGAGACTTCTTGACCAAGAAATTGAGCCATAAATAA
- a CDS encoding MptD family putative ECF transporter S component — translation MKKSILTTLLFAVLYFLCMGIGVLLGNLFDQTGNMFYAPAFTALVGGSVYMILVAKVPRFGAITTIGLVIALFFLGTKHGAGAFLPGIICGLLADGVASLGKYKDQTKNFFSFILFAFNTTGPILLMWIAPKAYMATLLARGKSQEYIDRIMVAPNPGTILLFVASVVIGALLGALIGQALSKKFAQKI, via the coding sequence ATGAAGAAATCTATCTTAACTACACTGCTTTTTGCAGTTCTTTACTTCCTCTGCATGGGGATTGGTGTCCTTTTGGGCAATCTCTTTGACCAAACTGGAAACATGTTTTATGCGCCTGCTTTTACTGCCCTTGTCGGCGGTAGCGTCTATATGATTCTGGTCGCAAAAGTTCCGCGCTTTGGAGCCATTACCACTATCGGCCTTGTCATCGCCCTCTTTTTCTTGGGAACTAAACACGGTGCTGGTGCCTTCCTTCCTGGAATTATCTGTGGTCTCCTAGCAGATGGAGTAGCTAGCCTCGGAAAATACAAGGACCAAACAAAGAACTTCTTTTCTTTCATTCTCTTTGCCTTTAACACAACTGGTCCAATCTTACTTATGTGGATTGCTCCCAAAGCCTATATGGCAACCCTTCTAGCAAGAGGAAAATCACAAGAGTATATCGACCGTATCATGGTTGCGCCAAATCCTGGAACCATCCTTCTATTTGTTGCAAGTGTAGTCATCGGAGCCCTATTGGGTGCCTTGATTGGACAAGCCTTGAGTAAAAAATTTGCACAGAAAATCTGA
- a CDS encoding YesL family protein, with translation MGRFLDFVFNRFFLGMIATAFFWLLTLVGGIILGLAPASATLMSLYAEHGYSFREYSLKEAWSLYKQNFVSSNLIFYSFLGVDLVLVYGLYLLVQLPHQTIIHLIATFLNVLVVALIFLAYTVSLKLQVYFDLSYRNSLKLSLIGIFMSLAPVAKVLLGTVLLVAIGYYMPALLFFVGIGMWHFFISDMLEPVYESIHEKLATK, from the coding sequence ATGGGGAGATTTTTAGACTTTGTCTTTAATCGTTTCTTTCTAGGGATGATTGCGACAGCCTTCTTTTGGTTATTAACCTTGGTGGGAGGGATTATCCTTGGTCTAGCGCCGGCTAGTGCCACCTTGATGAGCTTGTATGCAGAACATGGTTATAGCTTTCGGGAATACAGTTTGAAGGAGGCGTGGTCTCTCTATAAGCAAAATTTCGTCTCAAGCAACCTGATTTTCTATAGCTTTTTAGGGGTGGATCTAGTTTTGGTCTATGGCCTGTATCTCTTGGTGCAATTGCCTCATCAGACTATTATTCATTTGATTGCGACCTTTTTGAATGTCCTAGTAGTTGCCCTGATCTTTTTGGCTTATACAGTCTCTTTGAAATTACAAGTTTATTTTGATTTGTCCTATCGAAATAGTCTCAAACTATCCTTGATTGGCATCTTTATGAGCTTAGCGCCTGTGGCCAAGGTTCTCCTTGGGACAGTGCTACTTGTGGCAATTGGTTACTATATGCCTGCCCTACTTTTCTTTGTAGGAATTGGGATGTGGCATTTCTTTATCAGTGATATGTTGGAACCGGTCTATGAAAGTATCCATGAAAAATTGGCGACAAAATAG